One Paenibacillus sp. FSL H7-0737 DNA segment encodes these proteins:
- a CDS encoding MFS transporter, translated as MSSISATYQEDKEIQKKRWMILIVLNIFTFMSTLDGSIVNIALPELSKQLKLPMAQIEWVTTGYLMAICAAILFFGKLGDIVGKIRIFKIGTIVFVIGSMLCGFSISLPALLASRVIQAIGASMTMANSQGIVTDIFPANERGKALGFIGTFVSLGSIAGPSLGGIMVSTLGWEYIFWVNIPIGVIAILLGWKVLPKDLTRTKSTIDVPGSLLFAIFIISLFAGLLLGQQLGYGDSLIVTSLIVAIVSFIAFLWTELRRKEPLLQLSLFKNPLFSLSILCGFLVFTANFCFNIIAPFYAQNMLNLSPFEAGFLLMLLPICMVVVAPISGALSDKIGSEFLTFAGLVVMVIAQFGLAELHEGSSVVLVGVWIAMLGIGSGLFQSPNNSLVMSKVPRTQLGSAGSVNSLVRNVGMVVGITIATTILFHVMSSEAGYRVTGLVPGRPELFISGMHVVFMTSASICFVAALLTGWRMISARSARVQTSERP; from the coding sequence ATGAGTTCTATTAGCGCAACCTATCAGGAAGACAAGGAAATTCAGAAGAAACGCTGGATGATTTTAATTGTTCTGAATATTTTCACCTTCATGTCCACACTTGATGGTAGTATTGTCAACATCGCTCTGCCAGAATTATCGAAACAATTGAAGCTGCCTATGGCACAAATCGAATGGGTAACCACAGGATATTTGATGGCAATTTGTGCTGCGATTCTTTTCTTCGGGAAGCTTGGAGATATTGTCGGGAAGATTCGAATCTTTAAGATTGGTACGATAGTTTTTGTTATTGGTTCTATGCTGTGTGGATTTAGTATAAGTTTACCTGCTTTACTTGCTTCGCGTGTCATTCAGGCTATCGGAGCTTCGATGACAATGGCGAACAGCCAGGGAATCGTTACGGATATCTTTCCTGCCAATGAGCGGGGGAAAGCGCTTGGTTTCATAGGTACATTCGTGTCTCTGGGAAGTATAGCTGGCCCTAGCTTAGGTGGGATTATGGTTTCGACATTAGGCTGGGAGTATATTTTTTGGGTGAACATTCCTATTGGAGTGATCGCTATCCTGTTAGGCTGGAAGGTACTGCCTAAGGATTTAACTAGGACGAAATCTACAATAGACGTTCCAGGTAGTTTACTCTTCGCTATTTTTATCATAAGTTTGTTCGCAGGGCTATTATTGGGACAGCAGCTCGGTTATGGGGATAGCTTAATTGTGACGTCTTTAATCGTAGCTATAGTCAGCTTCATTGCTTTCTTATGGACGGAGCTTCGCCGGAAAGAACCGCTACTGCAATTGTCATTATTTAAGAATCCGTTGTTTTCATTAAGTATTTTATGTGGGTTTCTCGTGTTTACAGCGAACTTCTGCTTTAATATCATCGCGCCGTTTTATGCACAGAATATGCTGAATCTATCGCCCTTTGAAGCGGGATTCCTGTTGATGTTATTACCGATATGTATGGTAGTCGTAGCACCAATAAGCGGTGCTTTATCGGATAAAATCGGGTCTGAATTCCTAACTTTTGCAGGGCTGGTAGTTATGGTTATTGCTCAGTTTGGATTAGCTGAGCTTCATGAAGGAAGCTCTGTTGTGCTGGTAGGCGTGTGGATCGCTATGTTAGGAATAGGGAGTGGTCTGTTTCAGTCGCCAAATAATTCGCTTGTGATGTCAAAGGTGCCTAGAACTCAGCTTGGTTCTGCGGGCAGCGTCAACTCGCTTGTTCGTAATGTGGGGATGGTCGTCGGTATTACGATAGCTACGACGATTCTCTTTCATGTGATGAGCAGTGAAGCTGGTTATCGGGTAACAGGTCTAGTTCCAGGCCGACCAGAGTTATTTATCAGTGGGATGCATGTAGTGTTCATGACTTCGGCATCCATATGCTTTGTGGCTGCACTGCTAACGGGTTGGAGAATGATTAGTGCAAGAAGCGCCAGAGTGCAGACTTCGGAAAGACCATAA
- a CDS encoding glycosyltransferase WbsX family protein: MKCIAFVLPQFHQIAENDSWWGEGFTEWTNVRKATALYPGHDQPKKPLNNNYYDLTDPNVKQWQAETAKAHGIYGFCYYHYWFNGRRLLEQPVQQILASKEPDFPFCLSWANEPWTRSWDGTEEDVLMPQEYGEERDWRMHFYALLEVFKDERYICVDGKPVFIIYRSSSIPRCDEMLQCWRDLAQQNGLKGLHLVRTLGGFPLYTEHGFDASLEFEPHYTFAHGGVKHLWSSKQVEDQKHIVIDYDELWESMLERTPHRDGEIIYPGAFVNWDNTPRKGAAGQSTLGANPHKFGQYLSRQIERTKKMFKSDFIYINAWNEWAEGAYLEPDDHYRYQYLQAIKKALQYHHKEDPSTP, from the coding sequence TTGAAATGCATCGCTTTTGTATTGCCTCAGTTTCATCAGATAGCAGAGAACGATTCCTGGTGGGGAGAGGGATTTACAGAATGGACAAATGTCAGGAAGGCTACAGCCCTTTATCCTGGACATGATCAACCGAAAAAACCGTTAAATAATAACTACTACGATTTAACGGACCCTAATGTGAAACAATGGCAGGCAGAAACTGCAAAAGCTCATGGCATTTACGGTTTTTGTTATTATCACTATTGGTTCAATGGCAGGCGACTTCTGGAACAACCGGTTCAGCAGATTCTTGCCAGCAAAGAGCCTGACTTCCCCTTTTGTCTGTCTTGGGCTAACGAACCTTGGACACGAAGCTGGGATGGCACTGAAGAAGATGTCTTGATGCCACAAGAATATGGAGAAGAACGGGATTGGCGAATGCATTTTTATGCTTTGTTGGAGGTCTTCAAAGATGAACGATATATTTGCGTAGACGGCAAACCAGTATTCATTATCTATAGATCCTCCAGCATCCCTCGGTGTGATGAGATGCTTCAATGTTGGCGTGATTTGGCTCAGCAAAACGGACTTAAGGGCCTTCATCTTGTCCGGACACTGGGCGGATTCCCCCTATATACAGAGCACGGGTTCGACGCCAGTCTAGAATTCGAGCCTCACTACACATTCGCACATGGCGGTGTAAAGCACTTATGGAGTTCCAAGCAGGTGGAGGATCAAAAGCATATTGTCATTGATTACGATGAATTATGGGAATCTATGTTAGAACGGACACCTCATAGGGATGGGGAAATTATATATCCGGGAGCATTTGTTAACTGGGATAATACACCACGCAAAGGTGCTGCCGGACAAAGTACTTTAGGTGCAAATCCTCACAAATTCGGTCAATACCTGTCACGACAAATTGAGAGGACCAAGAAGATGTTCAAAAGTGATTTTATTTATATTAACGCTTGGAACGAATGGGCTGAGGGTGCCTATTTAGAACCGGATGATCATTATCGGTATCAATACTTGCAAGCCATTAAGAAAGCCCTTCAATATCATCACAAAGAAGATCCTTCCACGCCGTAG
- a CDS encoding response regulator transcription factor, translating to MIKAVVVDDERLVRKGFISLIDWSSLGVVIVGEAGDGKSALELLQQQDVDLLFVDLTMPGISGFELIKLVRQRFAGIRCVVLTCHHEFDYVQEAMRLGAVDYIVKTLLEMENADETIRRLVDRIKWEDNTRDALVHGEGKRIAADKALLYLPLSSHCNEEELFHLSFVKNNPLITFHEMWMSPLLHRFSEEEGKRELKNQLSGRWQTALISGLRDQSLQELEEQLTTKLRHMLFYHSSAEELTFLNYEELKKEIAVPHLKPDEADLFVQAQNLKWTIDGNEWENFVTNILLQKPRQDRFLTFAHSLLQSWSSLLLKSEDAVQLERDISFNLNWCHWKTWLRRFSDHVGRRMLELGLTKEVMSCLIRAVRYMKSHAGDKINQSDVAAEINMSRGYFSQCFARFAGETFGECLRGMRLELAKSLLRETSLPVCEIASRSGFEDDRYFSRLFKERIGQLPSEYRAEGKDQ from the coding sequence ATGATTAAGGCTGTAGTGGTTGATGACGAGAGACTTGTGCGGAAAGGCTTCATATCTCTAATTGATTGGTCATCCTTAGGGGTTGTGATTGTCGGTGAGGCGGGAGATGGCAAATCGGCCTTGGAGCTACTTCAACAACAGGATGTGGATCTGTTATTTGTAGATTTGACCATGCCCGGCATTTCTGGGTTCGAGCTAATTAAACTAGTAAGGCAGCGTTTCGCAGGTATTCGCTGTGTTGTGCTTACTTGCCATCATGAGTTTGACTATGTGCAGGAGGCCATGCGTTTAGGAGCCGTTGATTATATTGTCAAAACTCTATTGGAGATGGAAAATGCGGACGAGACTATACGTCGCCTGGTCGATCGCATCAAATGGGAGGACAATACAAGGGATGCACTGGTTCATGGTGAAGGTAAAAGGATAGCTGCAGACAAGGCACTGCTCTATTTACCATTAAGCAGCCACTGTAATGAAGAAGAGTTATTTCACCTATCCTTCGTGAAGAATAATCCGCTGATTACCTTTCATGAGATGTGGATGTCGCCCTTGCTTCACCGGTTCTCGGAAGAGGAGGGGAAGCGTGAGCTTAAGAACCAGCTTTCTGGGAGATGGCAGACCGCGCTCATCAGTGGGTTAAGAGATCAGTCACTACAGGAATTGGAGGAGCAGCTCACCACGAAGCTTCGGCATATGCTATTTTATCATTCTAGTGCTGAAGAACTGACCTTTCTGAATTATGAGGAACTAAAGAAGGAAATAGCGGTTCCCCATTTAAAACCGGATGAAGCTGATCTATTCGTGCAAGCTCAAAATCTCAAGTGGACGATTGATGGAAACGAATGGGAGAATTTTGTAACGAACATACTCCTGCAGAAGCCAAGGCAAGATAGATTTCTAACGTTCGCCCATTCCCTTTTGCAAAGCTGGAGTTCTTTACTTTTGAAGTCAGAGGATGCTGTTCAACTGGAACGGGATATTTCTTTTAATTTGAACTGGTGCCATTGGAAGACCTGGCTGCGCCGATTTTCTGATCATGTGGGAAGGAGAATGCTCGAGCTAGGATTGACTAAAGAGGTGATGTCTTGCCTTATTCGCGCAGTTCGTTACATGAAGAGCCATGCAGGTGACAAAATCAATCAGAGCGACGTAGCGGCGGAAATTAATATGAGCCGTGGTTATTTCAGTCAATGTTTCGCTCGTTTTGCCGGGGAGACATTCGGTGAATGTTTACGGGGAATGCGGCTTGAGTTGGCTAAATCATTATTACGGGAGACTTCATTACCCGTCTGTGAGATTGCTTCAAGGTCTGGCTTTGAAGATGACCGTTACTTCAGTAGACTGTTCAAAGAACGTATTGGTCAACTCCCGAGTGAATATCGTGCGGAGGGGAAGGACCAATGA
- a CDS encoding sensor histidine kinase, whose translation MVRVLKRNHTPVVKSLRNTLFIYLVIGTLLPLLLVGFVTYTSIYSILSGKIGNGISASLKQEASSLENAIDNMDFASKQFALDGQIVEEMSSFIQEKQIYRKSQMMNSINQKINLVNFTNPYIGLTAYIMPSSDDPVLFTNMSARRNFDISTLPSFMRYNGADYYGPHSTMYAVGDNLVFSEQRIVRVPGEHKLYIYLETNYSLLRKIFNQESYGMKVNHLLVNQQGSSTYVIDGKLPQGIIKAAGSNSNLSHETLTGYHLFRYASPQGWKLIAVVKKSEFNSEIYSWFYKMILLAFSTLLFAGVLALMIWKKIYGPLRKVNLEINRMAENVTSPVAYTNVEEFDFVLSNFQQMKKQVNELIVAVAHNEKQKSQFEIEKLLSQINPHFLHNTLNTVQWMARLNGQKEIDKLVTLLVKVLHYNLGKQSIIVTLGEEIEAIRNYMELQRIRYDYEFEFNVEADEDVLSVAVPRFLLQPLVENSIYHGLSDNGRVDVLITEHGEGEVQLCVRDNGAGMDADTLDQLLSENGAKKRGLGIGFSYVNRMLRTYYEEQMKLEMYSKLGEGTVVSIVIPRKGKEDFDD comes from the coding sequence ATGGTAAGAGTACTTAAGCGTAATCATACCCCAGTTGTCAAATCCTTACGGAATACCTTATTCATCTATCTAGTTATCGGAACACTTCTTCCGCTTCTCTTAGTAGGATTCGTAACCTACACCTCTATTTACTCTATTCTTTCAGGGAAAATTGGCAATGGTATAAGTGCAAGCTTGAAACAGGAAGCCTCTAGCTTGGAGAATGCCATCGACAATATGGATTTTGCCTCTAAACAGTTTGCGCTGGATGGTCAGATTGTGGAAGAAATGTCCTCATTTATTCAGGAAAAGCAAATTTATCGCAAATCGCAAATGATGAACTCCATCAACCAGAAGATCAACCTCGTTAATTTCACGAATCCCTACATTGGACTTACAGCCTACATTATGCCAAGCAGTGATGATCCGGTTCTGTTCACGAATATGAGTGCGCGCAGAAATTTCGATATCAGTACGTTACCTTCTTTTATGCGATATAACGGAGCTGATTATTATGGACCTCATTCTACGATGTATGCCGTCGGCGATAATCTCGTGTTCTCAGAGCAGCGCATTGTACGCGTACCAGGTGAGCATAAGCTATATATTTATTTAGAGACGAATTATAGCCTGCTTCGCAAAATATTTAATCAGGAATCTTACGGGATGAAGGTTAACCACCTGCTTGTGAATCAACAGGGCTCTAGCACTTATGTCATTGATGGTAAATTGCCTCAAGGAATTATCAAAGCTGCTGGAAGCAACTCTAATCTATCACATGAAACACTTACCGGATATCATCTGTTTCGATACGCTAGCCCACAGGGATGGAAGCTTATTGCAGTAGTTAAAAAGTCCGAATTCAACAGTGAAATTTATTCTTGGTTCTATAAAATGATCCTGCTCGCGTTCTCGACACTACTCTTTGCTGGAGTTCTGGCTTTGATGATCTGGAAAAAGATTTATGGTCCTTTGCGCAAGGTTAACCTTGAAATTAATCGAATGGCGGAAAATGTTACCTCTCCGGTTGCCTACACGAATGTGGAAGAGTTTGATTTTGTGCTCAGTAACTTCCAGCAGATGAAGAAACAGGTGAATGAGCTGATTGTTGCGGTAGCCCATAATGAGAAGCAGAAAAGCCAATTCGAGATTGAAAAGCTACTTAGCCAGATTAACCCTCATTTTTTGCATAATACATTGAACACGGTGCAGTGGATGGCAAGGCTTAACGGTCAGAAGGAGATCGACAAGCTGGTTACCCTTCTTGTTAAGGTGCTGCATTATAATCTGGGCAAGCAAAGCATCATTGTTACCCTTGGAGAGGAAATTGAAGCGATCCGAAATTATATGGAACTGCAGCGCATCCGTTATGACTATGAATTCGAATTTAACGTGGAGGCTGATGAGGATGTATTGTCTGTGGCTGTCCCCAGATTCTTACTTCAACCTCTTGTTGAGAACTCGATTTATCATGGACTAAGCGATAATGGCAGGGTGGACGTCTTGATTACAGAGCATGGTGAAGGAGAAGTTCAGCTGTGTGTAAGAGACAATGGGGCTGGAATGGATGCGGATACGTTAGATCAACTGCTGTCAGAGAATGGCGCCAAGAAACGGGGGCTCGGAATCGGATTCTCGTACGTGAACCGGATGCTCAGAACCTACTATGAAGAACAAATGAAGCTAGAGATGTACAGCAAGCTAGGGGAAGGTACGGTTGTATCTATCGTGATTCCGAGGAAAGGTAAGGAGGACTTCGATGATTAA
- a CDS encoding MarR family winged helix-turn-helix transcriptional regulator translates to MEKEPIGKLISYFHRQNQKQLVKKFMPYGIGSGGQHSFLKLITSRPGITQDQLTSELKFDKATTARSVKQLENSGYIERKPDPNDRRSQLLYPTPKAIDFSPILQSILDDYNKNLVGKLTSEEVEQLRYLLQKISTDEE, encoded by the coding sequence TTGGAAAAAGAGCCTATAGGAAAGTTGATTTCCTATTTTCATCGTCAAAATCAAAAGCAATTGGTAAAAAAATTCATGCCCTATGGAATAGGTAGTGGTGGGCAACATAGTTTTCTAAAACTGATTACTTCCAGACCAGGGATTACACAAGATCAACTAACTTCTGAACTAAAATTCGATAAAGCCACCACCGCACGCTCCGTGAAGCAATTAGAGAATTCGGGTTATATTGAACGTAAACCAGATCCTAATGATCGACGCTCTCAACTACTATATCCAACGCCTAAAGCAATCGATTTCTCGCCAATTCTTCAGTCTATTTTAGATGATTATAACAAGAACCTAGTTGGTAAATTAACCAGCGAGGAAGTAGAGCAGCTTCGCTACTTACTTCAAAAAATCAGCACTGACGAAGAATAG
- a CDS encoding ABC transporter substrate-binding protein, translated as MRLRRASLVMLSVILVFVLAACGGGNNTANSGKNTSTEKPTSAATNAPAEETAAPDDGALDHSKPLKLTVFSTTANYAGPQTGWFAKIIKDKFNIEMDIVASNLTGGDTKISAMMASGDLGDIIIFGDDKNHYPNAIKGKLLLDWTQDGLLDKYGKDIGSTFPKAIEKAKVAFGGGSSVFGIGNSVASNPSGPSEGRDMTWGPDLRWDLYQQIGAPEISKIEDYLPVLKKMQELEPKNEQGKKTYAFSMWSDWDGNYKMTLAKQFANMMGYDEIPDTAVYVKADEEKYYDFLSEDSWYMKSLKLYFEANQMGLVDPDSMTQKFDDVVAKYKDGRLLFSWFPWLGAANYNTPERTAEGKGFALVPFKDELMYSTGFNVYGGNGIIAIGAKAKEPARIMEFINWMYTPEGAMISAGSGTAVPNGPKGLTWDMDASGKPVVTDFGWKAYADQQNTQVPAEYGGGDYYYGSNQMNFSFVVPAMVNPDNKEPYDHNLWTTTLERNPSKLDSDWRAKMGVLTPKEYFEKNNLLAVAPQGFTGKEPLMMDKTLEQKNKQIGTVIQQISWKMVFAKDQAEYDKLNKEMHDKVNGLGYAEVMDFSIKKAEELFEARKSVK; from the coding sequence ATGAGACTAAGAAGAGCATCGCTTGTCATGCTATCCGTAATCCTGGTCTTTGTTCTGGCAGCATGTGGCGGGGGGAATAATACGGCTAACTCGGGTAAAAACACGAGCACAGAGAAGCCTACTTCCGCTGCAACGAATGCGCCGGCGGAAGAAACAGCAGCACCGGATGACGGAGCACTTGATCATTCCAAGCCGCTGAAGCTGACCGTATTCTCTACAACAGCTAACTATGCGGGTCCACAAACCGGGTGGTTTGCCAAAATCATCAAAGATAAGTTCAATATTGAGATGGACATTGTAGCTTCAAACCTGACAGGTGGAGATACCAAAATCTCTGCAATGATGGCATCGGGTGATCTTGGAGATATCATTATTTTCGGTGATGATAAGAACCATTATCCAAATGCGATCAAAGGAAAGCTTCTTTTAGACTGGACACAAGACGGACTTCTGGATAAATACGGAAAAGACATTGGGAGTACGTTCCCAAAAGCGATTGAGAAAGCAAAGGTTGCTTTTGGTGGTGGATCATCCGTTTTTGGCATCGGAAACAGCGTAGCTTCTAATCCATCTGGACCTTCTGAAGGGAGAGATATGACTTGGGGGCCAGACCTGCGATGGGATCTTTATCAACAAATCGGAGCACCTGAAATTTCAAAGATTGAAGATTATTTGCCCGTGCTGAAAAAAATGCAAGAGCTTGAGCCCAAAAATGAGCAAGGAAAGAAAACCTATGCTTTCTCGATGTGGTCTGACTGGGACGGCAACTATAAAATGACACTGGCGAAACAGTTCGCCAACATGATGGGCTATGACGAAATTCCTGATACCGCTGTATATGTTAAAGCAGACGAAGAGAAATATTATGACTTCTTATCCGAAGACAGCTGGTATATGAAGTCGCTCAAACTGTATTTTGAAGCTAACCAAATGGGTCTGGTGGATCCAGATTCTATGACACAAAAATTCGACGATGTTGTAGCGAAATACAAGGATGGTCGTCTGTTGTTCTCTTGGTTCCCGTGGCTAGGGGCAGCAAACTACAATACACCGGAAAGAACAGCAGAAGGTAAAGGTTTTGCATTAGTTCCGTTCAAGGATGAGCTGATGTATTCCACTGGCTTCAATGTATACGGTGGTAACGGTATTATAGCAATCGGTGCAAAAGCTAAAGAACCTGCTAGAATTATGGAATTTATTAACTGGATGTATACTCCGGAAGGTGCAATGATCTCTGCAGGAAGCGGAACAGCGGTGCCTAACGGACCTAAAGGTCTAACCTGGGATATGGATGCAAGCGGTAAACCTGTCGTGACTGACTTTGGTTGGAAGGCTTATGCCGATCAACAGAATACACAAGTGCCTGCAGAATATGGTGGTGGTGACTACTATTACGGCTCTAATCAAATGAACTTCTCTTTTGTAGTTCCGGCGATGGTGAATCCAGACAACAAAGAGCCATACGATCACAATCTATGGACGACAACCCTAGAGCGTAATCCGTCTAAGCTTGATAGTGACTGGAGAGCGAAGATGGGCGTTCTGACGCCTAAGGAGTATTTTGAGAAAAATAATCTATTGGCCGTAGCACCACAAGGCTTCACTGGAAAAGAACCATTGATGATGGACAAAACACTGGAGCAAAAGAACAAACAAATTGGTACGGTCATTCAACAAATTTCTTGGAAAATGGTTTTTGCTAAAGATCAAGCGGAATATGACAAATTGAATAAAGAAATGCATGATAAGGTGAATGGTCTCGGCTATGCCGAAGTTATGGATTTCTCGATTAAAAAGGCAGAGGAATTGTTCGAGGCTCGTAAAAGCGTGAAATAA
- a CDS encoding carbohydrate ABC transporter permease codes for MRKKKLTAGELIFQIMIYTLFGLFTLSCIYPFYYLFINTISSNDLSAAGDIKFYPRQIHFDNYSKVLRISGLGHAATVSVYRTVVGTLLTVGSSAFLGYLFTKKEMWGRSIWYRSVVVTMYFSAGLIPWYITMHNLHLTNNYLAYILPTIITPFNIILVKTFVEAIPPSLEESASMDGAGYMRVFWSIIVPLTTPILATITIFSAVNQWNSFIDTAFLMTDTKYFTLQFLLWRYLNESSSLAALIRNSPDMAASVANMQTPTSVRMTVTMIVVLPILIVYPFFQRFFVKGIMIGAVKG; via the coding sequence TTGAGAAAGAAAAAACTAACGGCTGGAGAACTTATCTTCCAGATTATGATCTATACGCTCTTTGGATTGTTCACCCTGTCATGCATCTACCCATTCTATTATTTGTTCATCAATACGATTAGCTCGAATGATCTTAGCGCAGCGGGGGATATCAAATTTTATCCAAGACAGATCCATTTTGATAACTATAGTAAGGTGCTAAGAATCAGTGGTCTAGGACATGCGGCAACAGTCTCCGTGTATAGAACGGTTGTCGGGACGTTGCTTACTGTGGGGTCTTCAGCTTTTTTAGGATATTTGTTCACCAAAAAGGAAATGTGGGGCCGGAGTATTTGGTACCGGAGTGTCGTGGTTACGATGTATTTTAGCGCAGGTCTGATCCCTTGGTATATTACAATGCACAATTTGCATCTGACCAATAATTATCTGGCTTATATTTTGCCTACGATTATTACGCCATTCAATATCATTCTGGTCAAAACCTTCGTTGAGGCCATTCCTCCATCCCTTGAGGAGTCAGCGTCTATGGATGGTGCTGGTTACATGCGGGTGTTCTGGAGCATTATTGTACCGCTTACTACGCCAATTTTGGCTACGATTACGATTTTTTCCGCAGTGAATCAGTGGAACTCATTTATTGATACGGCGTTTCTGATGACAGATACGAAGTACTTTACGCTCCAATTCTTGTTATGGCGTTATTTGAACGAGTCCAGCTCACTCGCAGCTTTAATTCGTAATTCACCAGATATGGCCGCTAGTGTAGCGAATATGCAGACTCCAACCTCTGTACGGATGACCGTAACGATGATCGTCGTATTGCCGATTCTAATCGTTTACCCATTCTTCCAGCGCTTTTTCGTCAAAGGGATTATGATCGGTGCGGTTAAGGGCTAA
- a CDS encoding extracellular solute-binding protein, producing the protein MMRLYRSILLLVMMIGLTSCRDQNKTVDSTRSPQGEVEDASLAYSKYEDPIVIRVGFKVPDSRLNTGDSNDNNPITRYLESITNIKVVHSWEAKGEDAFNQKAQLAIDSNDLPDAMVVDRDQLKKLIDNDMIEDLTETYNVYGSDLIKDMYNSTQGEALSDASRYGKLYGLPNVAIDADSPVLLWVRQDWLDKLELQAPQTFEDIENIAKAFIEKDPDGNGKRDTVGLSGYKNIIYGTKPLVNGLDAVFSALHAFPTNWIKDNAGNIVYGSIAPETKQALAKLADWYKRGLLDPNFALYKETQEPIITGKSGMFFGPWWMPYYPLSEAVALDTKAEWRAYAAPLDESGKFVAHLAPVTDRYLVVRKGFEHPEAIMKQLNVFTRLERRQDPNSEEVKKLDDFSAQTGIQLRAYYPFDLLIDYSDAIEKHYADIQQALHGKIDPETLNPDTRLIYDQWVEDTEQPKKDLEGWKAANAYKYGVAVLTSTAIEGVRGVFYGNTQLMKSKWTELQNLESETFLNIIVGDSPLSDFDVFVAKWKSLGGEAITKEVAETVKVK; encoded by the coding sequence ATGATGAGATTGTATAGATCCATCCTCTTACTTGTAATGATGATCGGACTTACATCATGCCGTGACCAGAACAAAACAGTAGATTCTACTCGAAGTCCTCAGGGTGAGGTCGAAGATGCTTCTTTAGCGTATAGCAAATACGAAGATCCGATCGTGATTCGTGTAGGATTTAAGGTTCCCGATTCCAGGCTAAATACAGGTGACAGCAACGACAACAATCCAATCACCCGTTATTTGGAGAGCATTACGAATATCAAGGTAGTTCACTCTTGGGAAGCGAAGGGTGAAGATGCTTTTAATCAAAAAGCACAGCTTGCGATCGATAGCAATGATTTGCCGGATGCGATGGTTGTTGATCGAGATCAATTGAAGAAACTCATTGATAATGACATGATAGAGGATCTTACAGAGACCTACAATGTATATGGCTCTGATTTAATTAAGGATATGTACAATTCTACTCAGGGTGAGGCATTATCCGATGCTTCTCGATACGGCAAATTATACGGATTGCCTAATGTAGCCATTGATGCGGATTCGCCTGTTCTGCTCTGGGTGCGTCAGGATTGGCTGGATAAACTGGAGCTGCAGGCACCGCAAACCTTTGAAGATATTGAGAACATAGCGAAGGCTTTTATTGAGAAGGACCCCGATGGCAATGGCAAAAGAGATACGGTCGGACTTAGCGGCTACAAAAATATCATCTATGGGACAAAGCCATTAGTAAATGGTCTGGATGCTGTGTTTAGTGCATTGCATGCTTTTCCCACCAATTGGATCAAGGATAACGCTGGGAATATCGTATATGGATCCATTGCACCTGAGACCAAACAAGCGCTAGCCAAACTGGCTGATTGGTATAAAAGAGGGTTGCTGGACCCTAATTTTGCACTTTATAAAGAAACGCAAGAGCCTATTATTACAGGGAAATCAGGCATGTTCTTTGGCCCGTGGTGGATGCCGTATTATCCTTTGTCAGAGGCGGTTGCTCTCGATACGAAGGCAGAATGGAGAGCGTATGCTGCTCCACTTGATGAGTCTGGTAAATTTGTTGCTCATTTGGCTCCGGTAACAGACCGTTACCTTGTTGTGCGTAAAGGTTTCGAGCATCCAGAGGCGATTATGAAGCAGTTGAACGTGTTTACAAGACTTGAGAGAAGACAAGACCCTAATTCGGAGGAAGTTAAGAAGCTGGATGATTTCTCTGCGCAAACAGGAATTCAGCTGCGTGCTTATTATCCGTTTGACCTTTTAATTGATTATTCGGATGCGATAGAGAAACATTATGCAGATATCCAGCAAGCTTTACATGGCAAAATAGACCCGGAAACATTAAATCCAGATACCCGTCTCATTTATGATCAATGGGTGGAGGACACTGAACAACCAAAGAAAGATCTGGAAGGCTGGAAAGCAGCGAATGCATATAAATATGGAGTTGCCGTCTTAACCTCAACTGCAATTGAGGGAGTGCGGGGAGTATTTTACGGAAACACCCAACTAATGAAGAGTAAGTGGACGGAGCTGCAAAATCTGGAGAGCGAGACATTTTTGAATATCATTGTGGGCGATTCACCGCTTAGTGACTTTGATGTTTTTGTAGCGAAATGGAAGAGCCTCGGCGGGGAGGCGATTACTAAAGAAGTTGCTGAAACTGTAAAGGTGAAGTAA